A single Candidatus Hydrogenedentota bacterium DNA region contains:
- a CDS encoding glycosyltransferase family 2 protein, whose product MSRTLVIIPAYNEEETIAQVIENVRRDAPGCDVLVVDDGSSDGTPDVVTNTGGAALVRLPFNLGIGGAMQTGYRYALRNGYDIAVQCDADGQHPPRRIPDLVRHVEEGAADLLIGSRYVADTAYAPSLTRRIGKSLMSRLVDTLIGGGITDTTSGFRAANRKVIALFAKDYPDDYPEAEALIMLYKNGLKAAEMPVDMLPRQGGRTSIRPRHAVYYMVKVGLAILVHMLRKGGAA is encoded by the coding sequence ATGAGTCGCACGTTGGTGATTATACCGGCTTATAACGAGGAAGAGACGATCGCGCAGGTCATTGAGAATGTCCGACGCGATGCGCCCGGTTGCGATGTGCTGGTGGTGGATGACGGGTCGTCGGACGGCACGCCGGACGTTGTAACGAACACCGGTGGCGCGGCCCTTGTGCGGCTCCCGTTCAATCTGGGCATCGGCGGCGCCATGCAAACGGGATACCGGTATGCGCTGCGGAACGGCTATGACATTGCGGTGCAGTGCGACGCGGATGGGCAACATCCGCCGCGCCGCATACCGGATCTGGTGCGGCATGTGGAGGAAGGCGCGGCGGACCTGTTGATCGGTTCGCGCTATGTCGCCGACACGGCTTATGCGCCGTCGCTGACGCGCCGCATCGGAAAATCGCTCATGTCCCGGCTTGTGGACACGTTGATTGGGGGTGGCATTACGGACACGACCAGCGGATTTCGCGCGGCCAACCGGAAGGTCATCGCTCTTTTCGCCAAGGACTACCCGGACGATTACCCGGAGGCCGAGGCGTTGATTATGCTGTACAAGAACGGCCTCAAGGCCGCCGAAATGCCGGTGGACATGCTGCCACGGCAGGGCGGGCGCACGTCCATTCGTCCGCGCCACGCGGTCTACTATATGGTCAAGGTCGGCCTGGCCATTCTCGTCCACATGTTGCGCAAAGGAGGAGCCGCCTGA
- the flgK gene encoding flagellar hook-associated protein FlgK, with amino-acid sequence MGTLFSTLDIARSGLQVAQVQMDVAGHNVANVNKEGYSRQRVDLVSPTPVTQSYGAIGRGVQVKLIERLRETFLDTVYRNEAGNLGASNIRAPYFDRIQDLFNEPGDQGFGSNITAFFDSLNDFANNVEEVAVRMSVVNQAETLAASFNQLARQIYALRTNANEEVVNTVPDINSLARQIAALNVTIRNSEAAGVKANDLRDERDLLLDRLAGTVNIQFRERDNGQIDVLIGGESFIDGDKFRALEAVRDPGIDSLRQDLVTVRFADNGQAVNVQGGLLYGALLVRDTDLAVLTNRVDTLAATIIREINKIHAAGNGLDNLSGVVSAANAVTDASAALNAAGLPFAVEPGSFDVVVYDSSGNTAVSTVLVTAATTLDSLAADLNAIGHFSASVANGVLSLGAASSYTFSFANDTSGALVALGINGLFTGHDAAGMGVNKAIEDNPRLLTSAYSTNVLDTGDNTAALALANLRNMKVLENGAATINDYYETTIVRVGTDARANEQQNSVQKSFVDDFLRRRQEVSGVSIDEEVTNMMLFQRGFEASARVISVIDRMLDALFNAAA; translated from the coding sequence ATGGGAACCCTGTTCAGTACGCTCGATATTGCCCGTTCCGGGCTTCAGGTGGCCCAAGTCCAAATGGATGTGGCCGGCCACAATGTCGCCAACGTAAACAAGGAAGGTTACTCGCGCCAGCGGGTGGACCTTGTCAGCCCGACACCGGTCACGCAGTCCTACGGCGCCATCGGACGCGGTGTTCAGGTCAAACTGATCGAGCGCCTGCGGGAAACCTTTCTCGACACGGTCTATCGCAACGAGGCCGGCAATCTTGGGGCGTCGAATATCCGGGCGCCGTATTTCGATCGCATTCAAGACTTGTTCAACGAACCGGGCGATCAGGGATTTGGGTCAAATATCACGGCGTTTTTCGATTCGCTCAACGATTTTGCGAACAATGTCGAGGAAGTGGCGGTGCGGATGTCGGTCGTCAATCAGGCGGAAACGCTGGCGGCCAGTTTCAACCAGTTGGCCCGGCAGATTTACGCGCTGCGAACCAATGCGAACGAGGAAGTCGTCAATACGGTTCCGGACATCAATTCGCTGGCCCGGCAGATTGCCGCGCTGAACGTGACGATTCGCAATTCGGAAGCGGCGGGGGTCAAAGCGAACGATTTGCGCGATGAACGGGATCTGCTGCTGGATCGCCTTGCGGGCACGGTCAATATCCAGTTCCGCGAACGCGACAACGGCCAGATAGATGTGTTGATAGGCGGCGAATCGTTTATTGATGGCGACAAATTCCGTGCGTTGGAAGCCGTGCGCGATCCGGGTATCGATTCCCTGCGGCAAGATCTCGTGACGGTCCGTTTTGCCGACAACGGCCAGGCGGTCAATGTCCAGGGAGGTCTGCTGTATGGCGCCTTGCTGGTCCGGGATACGGATCTGGCCGTGCTGACGAACCGGGTGGATACGTTGGCGGCAACCATTATCCGCGAGATCAACAAGATTCATGCCGCGGGCAATGGCCTGGACAATCTTTCGGGCGTTGTTTCCGCCGCAAATGCCGTGACGGATGCCTCGGCGGCGCTGAATGCCGCGGGATTGCCGTTCGCCGTTGAGCCGGGGAGTTTCGATGTGGTCGTCTACGATTCGTCGGGCAACACCGCAGTTTCAACCGTTCTCGTTACGGCCGCCACGACGCTGGACAGTCTTGCGGCCGATCTCAACGCGATAGGCCACTTTTCGGCGTCGGTCGCCAATGGCGTCCTGAGCCTCGGCGCGGCGTCATCCTACACGTTCTCCTTTGCCAACGACACGTCGGGCGCGCTGGTGGCGCTGGGGATAAACGGACTCTTTACGGGTCATGACGCCGCCGGTATGGGCGTCAACAAGGCCATCGAGGACAATCCCCGGCTGCTCACCTCCGCGTACAGCACGAATGTGCTCGACACGGGCGACAACACCGCCGCGCTGGCCTTGGCGAACCTCCGAAACATGAAGGTCCTGGAAAACGGCGCCGCCACAATCAACGATTATTATGAAACCACGATTGTACGCGTCGGAACCGACGCCCGCGCCAATGAGCAGCAGAACAGCGTGCAGAAATCCTTCGTGGACGATTTTCTGCGGCGCAGGCAGGAAGTTTCCGGGGTTTCCATAGACGAGGAAGTCACCAACATGATGCTATTTCAACGCGGCTTCGAGGCGTCCGCCCGCGTCATCAGCGTCATTGACCGCATGCTCGACGCCCTTTTCAACGCGGCCGCGTAG
- the recF gene encoding DNA replication/repair protein RecF — MYLVRFTCEGFRALHAVAFDPAPGINLIVGDNAQGKTSLLEAILFAATARSHRALSESELVRAGADFFQIRVEARRDPHPIAIDARWYQGVKRFRVNGVLQARISDILGKLCVVLFSPEDISLIKGTAAHRRKFLDMELSQISPRYLAALQFYRQSLRQRNEVLRAAVPDAAQLDAWDAQLVQHGAVLMQEREAFIARLSQFAAESYRRVAGGETMAIAYEPDASSPGDFAKILGKGRAGDIRRRATMRGPHRDDLDFRVEGQSARAFASQGQQKTAALAVRMAELELVRERIGEYPVFMLDEVFSELDEHRSRQLIDSLDPGVQCLLTATAVHRRHSLLSREHATFRIVQGNLEKE; from the coding sequence ATGTACCTTGTTCGATTCACATGCGAGGGTTTTCGAGCCCTGCACGCGGTAGCGTTCGATCCCGCGCCGGGTATAAATCTGATTGTCGGCGACAATGCGCAGGGTAAGACATCGTTGCTCGAAGCGATCCTGTTCGCGGCGACCGCCCGCAGCCATCGCGCCCTTTCCGAAAGCGAATTGGTGCGGGCGGGCGCCGATTTTTTCCAGATCCGGGTCGAGGCGCGGCGCGATCCGCACCCGATCGCGATTGACGCGCGCTGGTATCAGGGCGTCAAACGCTTTCGGGTGAACGGCGTTCTTCAGGCGCGGATCAGCGACATTCTCGGCAAGTTGTGTGTCGTTCTGTTTTCGCCCGAAGACATTTCCCTGATCAAGGGGACGGCGGCCCATCGCCGCAAATTTCTCGACATGGAACTTTCGCAAATCAGCCCGCGCTACCTTGCCGCGCTCCAGTTTTACCGGCAATCCCTGCGGCAGCGCAACGAAGTGCTTCGCGCGGCCGTTCCGGACGCCGCCCAACTGGACGCCTGGGATGCGCAACTGGTTCAGCACGGGGCCGTCCTGATGCAGGAACGCGAGGCGTTCATTGCCCGGCTTTCCCAATTCGCGGCCGAGTCCTACCGTCGCGTGGCCGGCGGGGAAACAATGGCCATCGCCTATGAACCGGACGCCTCGTCGCCCGGCGATTTTGCCAAAATTCTTGGCAAGGGCCGTGCCGGCGACATTCGCCGCCGCGCCACGATGCGCGGGCCGCATCGCGACGATCTCGATTTCCGCGTCGAGGGACAGTCCGCCCGCGCGTTTGCCTCGCAGGGCCAGCAAAAAACCGCGGCGCTCGCCGTCCGCATGGCCGAACTCGAATTGGTCAGGGAACGCATCGGAGAGTATCCGGTCTTCATGCTCGACGAGGTTTTCTCCGAACTTGACGAACATCGGTCGCGTCAGTTGATCGATTCGCTGGATCCCGGCGTTCAATGCCTATTGACGGCCACCGCCGTTCACCGGCGGCATTCCTTGTTGAGTCGCGAACATGCGACGTTTCGAATCGTGCAGGGCAACCTTGAAAAAGAATAA
- a CDS encoding radical SAM protein translates to MRVLFVIRIPYAIEPHGVMLLAAIAKKAGHAVGLTILKKEPLVKAVETFGADVVAYSVIGSEIDAFKQADDALKSRMRATGKRVFRIMGGPHPTFSPGILDEMELDAICQGDGERAFPEVLRRLENGEDLAGIPNIALTGAGAEKRELIVDQDAYPFADRDLYYRAVPYLPHTGLRSFITGRGCPFSCSYCYNHAYNNMFKGCGPIMRRRSVEHVLAEIEEVIKRYPPVRFIRFFDDIFALRADEWLEEFSEKYAARIRIPFYCLMRPNTFTEDTARLLAKAGCYSVSMAVEAGTEAIRNGILERRLSDEEMVNAFELARKYKLRTYGNTMVAIPGTTLEDDFTSLEFTRRLGLTVPTFSVCSPSRGTKLAQIAEENEYLEPDADLITRFSALSPLNCYTRREKEIQARIACLGTMYCTVPNFMTPWIKRLIRGRLPLGIARKIGFSFTVFRIATCLFPHAIPRSPVTMFKVAMDGIRYFW, encoded by the coding sequence TTGCGCGTTCTTTTCGTGATTCGTATTCCGTATGCCATCGAACCGCATGGCGTCATGCTGTTGGCGGCCATTGCTAAAAAGGCCGGGCATGCGGTAGGGTTGACGATTCTCAAGAAAGAACCACTGGTCAAGGCCGTCGAAACGTTTGGGGCCGATGTCGTCGCCTACAGCGTCATCGGCAGTGAAATTGACGCGTTCAAGCAAGCCGACGATGCCTTGAAAAGCCGGATGCGCGCCACCGGCAAGCGCGTCTTTCGCATCATGGGCGGTCCCCACCCCACGTTTTCACCGGGCATTCTCGACGAAATGGAACTGGACGCGATTTGCCAGGGCGACGGCGAACGGGCGTTTCCGGAGGTGCTTCGGCGGCTGGAAAACGGGGAGGATCTCGCCGGCATTCCCAACATTGCGCTTACAGGCGCCGGGGCGGAGAAACGCGAACTTATCGTCGATCAGGACGCGTACCCGTTCGCGGATCGCGACCTGTACTACCGCGCGGTGCCGTATCTGCCGCACACGGGACTGCGGTCGTTCATTACGGGCCGCGGGTGCCCGTTTTCGTGCTCGTACTGCTACAACCACGCCTACAACAATATGTTCAAGGGTTGCGGGCCGATTATGCGGCGCCGGTCGGTCGAGCATGTGCTCGCCGAAATCGAGGAGGTGATCAAGCGGTATCCGCCGGTGCGGTTCATCCGCTTTTTCGACGATATTTTTGCGTTGCGGGCGGATGAATGGCTGGAGGAGTTTTCGGAAAAATACGCGGCCCGCATACGCATACCCTTTTACTGCCTCATGCGGCCCAACACGTTCACCGAAGATACGGCCCGGTTGCTGGCCAAGGCCGGCTGTTACTCCGTGTCCATGGCGGTCGAAGCCGGCACGGAGGCCATTCGCAACGGCATTCTGGAGCGGCGCTTGTCCGATGAGGAAATGGTGAACGCATTCGAACTGGCGCGCAAGTACAAACTGCGAACCTATGGCAACACGATGGTGGCCATCCCGGGCACGACGCTCGAAGACGATTTCACATCGCTTGAATTCACGCGCCGTCTCGGTCTGACCGTGCCCACTTTCAGCGTGTGCAGTCCCTCGCGCGGCACCAAACTGGCCCAAATTGCCGAGGAAAACGAATATCTTGAACCGGATGCGGATCTGATCACGCGATTCAGCGCATTGAGTCCGCTGAATTGCTATACCCGGCGGGAAAAGGAAATTCAGGCCCGCATCGCCTGCCTCGGCACCATGTATTGCACCGTTCCGAACTTCATGACGCCGTGGATAAAAAGATTGATTCGCGGCCGGCTCCCTCTCGGCATCGCGCGCAAGATCGGTTTTTCATTTACCGTATTCCGCATAGCCACCTGCCTGTTTCCACACGCCATTCCCCGGTCGCCGGTTACGATGTTCAAGGTGGCCATGGACGGCATTCGGTATTTCTGGTAA
- a CDS encoding glycosyltransferase family 39 protein has product MVKRIHFPGRWDIWAGACIVLAGAALRLYRLADQNLWFDEYVGGVGFLGASTYSLYSALIDVLSTGLTPPVYFFLQYVWARVVGEDILLLRMLPMAFGLFSLPLAYAVGARVFGRTAGLVALFCFAVAPAQIWEAKTLRFYAPMMFFCALSAYLFVRALQDGRFRWWAGCLAINVVAVFTHFFSLFLVLAEMVSLLAIVRTRFRTVATWILLQLLCIFPLFLKMYLNPPLVIMNEPFRWSNFIDCFCGESQWALAGVFAFLMLAMVVMMALDGLGVKRISIAGGRRLCSPPVLFLLILMTVPLLVAGALNHVFTVAYLVPRYLGYMAIGRFAIAGGVVACLPWRRWRAPVAVLLAAGCLYDLRAGHASTVITHWSSTTDYIRSNAKPHEPVLICDIFEPHIIRANGWDLPNPFLCVNNFQVTTDVCASMMGRSSGTATIERAWIIYAQCRNTGPIPELEHKLNAAGLVCEFREFPGWENLAVYSVMRGSSDALVPPQCLSDEDRMRCEAELNTLGLAELDLPKREKYIQMILRMLPDPFPYNYEILDEWQRVFFLLRAGEIELADAYARNYEAEPTLRGFVSLAKGDQEAARAAFEQSRFLTPTNAFFFTGIKTRLMAGDFQACLEEAEKLEALGHVLIIPFRDYFWCMTHPEAPRLPFGVWAVTETDQEAIAPFLESPVPDFNGQLNRHYTAATAIEISGRQAEAAAMWQAIASRLPEDQPRCRELEAALARAAAPGAQ; this is encoded by the coding sequence ATGGTCAAGCGGATACATTTTCCCGGACGCTGGGACATCTGGGCCGGCGCGTGCATCGTGTTGGCGGGAGCCGCCCTTCGCTTGTACCGCCTTGCGGATCAAAACTTGTGGTTCGACGAATACGTGGGCGGGGTGGGTTTTCTCGGCGCCTCGACCTATTCGCTCTATTCGGCGTTGATTGACGTGCTCAGCACCGGACTCACCCCGCCGGTATACTTTTTCCTGCAATATGTCTGGGCACGGGTCGTGGGCGAAGACATCTTGTTGTTGCGCATGCTGCCGATGGCCTTTGGCCTGTTTTCGCTGCCGCTGGCGTATGCCGTGGGCGCGCGCGTGTTCGGCCGGACGGCAGGGTTGGTGGCCCTGTTCTGTTTCGCCGTGGCGCCCGCCCAAATTTGGGAAGCGAAAACGCTTCGCTTTTATGCGCCCATGATGTTTTTCTGCGCCCTTTCCGCCTACCTGTTCGTCCGGGCATTGCAGGACGGTCGTTTTCGATGGTGGGCGGGATGTCTTGCCATCAACGTCGTGGCCGTCTTCACGCATTTTTTCAGCCTCTTTCTTGTGCTTGCCGAAATGGTTTCGCTTCTCGCGATCGTTCGGACGCGTTTCCGGACGGTCGCAACATGGATATTGCTTCAATTGCTGTGCATTTTCCCGCTGTTCCTGAAAATGTACCTGAACCCTCCTCTGGTCATCATGAACGAACCGTTTCGATGGAGCAATTTCATAGATTGCTTTTGCGGCGAATCGCAATGGGCGCTGGCCGGCGTCTTTGCGTTTCTGATGCTGGCCATGGTGGTCATGATGGCGTTGGACGGGCTTGGCGTGAAACGCATTTCCATCGCCGGCGGCCGGAGACTTTGTTCTCCCCCCGTTCTGTTCCTGTTAATCCTCATGACCGTGCCGCTGCTCGTTGCGGGCGCGCTGAATCATGTATTCACGGTTGCGTATCTTGTTCCGCGGTATCTTGGCTACATGGCCATCGGCCGTTTTGCGATTGCGGGCGGCGTCGTGGCCTGTTTGCCGTGGCGGCGGTGGCGCGCGCCGGTCGCCGTGTTGCTTGCCGCGGGCTGCCTGTACGATCTTCGCGCCGGCCATGCGTCAACCGTCATTACGCATTGGTCGTCAACGACCGATTACATCCGGTCCAACGCAAAGCCGCATGAACCGGTGCTGATTTGCGACATTTTCGAGCCGCACATCATTCGCGCCAACGGGTGGGATCTCCCCAATCCCTTTCTGTGCGTCAACAATTTTCAGGTGACAACGGACGTGTGCGCCTCGATGATGGGGCGCTCGTCAGGGACGGCAACGATCGAACGCGCCTGGATCATCTATGCGCAGTGTCGCAATACCGGACCGATTCCCGAACTCGAACACAAACTGAACGCGGCGGGGCTCGTGTGCGAATTCAGGGAATTTCCCGGTTGGGAAAATCTGGCCGTGTATTCCGTAATGCGCGGAAGCAGCGACGCTCTTGTTCCGCCTCAATGCCTCTCCGACGAAGATCGCATGCGTTGCGAGGCGGAACTAAACACGCTCGGACTGGCGGAACTGGATCTGCCAAAACGCGAGAAATATATCCAGATGATCCTGCGCATGTTGCCCGACCCGTTCCCTTACAACTATGAGATTCTCGACGAATGGCAGCGGGTTTTCTTTTTGTTGCGCGCCGGCGAAATCGAACTGGCGGATGCCTACGCGCGGAACTACGAAGCCGAACCCACCCTGCGGGGGTTTGTGTCACTTGCAAAGGGAGACCAAGAAGCAGCCCGGGCCGCATTTGAACAAAGCCGGTTCCTCACGCCAACAAACGCGTTTTTTTTCACCGGGATAAAGACCCGCCTCATGGCCGGCGATTTTCAGGCCTGCCTCGAAGAGGCCGAAAAACTCGAGGCGCTGGGGCATGTGCTCATTATACCGTTCAGGGATTACTTTTGGTGCATGACGCATCCGGAAGCGCCCCGTCTTCCCTTCGGCGTCTGGGCCGTTACGGAAACGGATCAGGAGGCCATCGCGCCGTTTCTCGAAAGCCCGGTGCCCGATTTCAACGGGCAACTGAATCGGCACTATACCGCCGCCACCGCGATCGAAATATCCGGGCGGCAGGCAGAAGCGGCGGCGATGTGGCAAGCGATTGCGAGTCGTCTGCCGGAAGATCAGCCGCGTTGCAGGGAACTGGAAGCCGCCCTTGCACGGGCAGCCGCGCCGGGCGCGCAATAG
- a CDS encoding DUF721 domain-containing protein: MKKRGIESIGEVLAKLTKTTKLGRQIEEAHIWEWWPEIVGPVLAEHGRPHAIRDGALTIEVDSAVWMNKYAYHKWDILKRINQRAKRELVSDLFLLLTPDEEPLPPAQPSGEN; encoded by the coding sequence GTGAAAAAGCGTGGCATTGAGAGCATTGGCGAGGTGCTCGCCAAACTGACCAAGACGACCAAACTGGGGCGCCAAATCGAAGAAGCGCACATCTGGGAATGGTGGCCCGAGATCGTGGGGCCGGTTCTTGCCGAGCACGGTCGTCCGCATGCCATCCGCGATGGCGCATTGACCATCGAAGTGGACAGTGCGGTTTGGATGAACAAATACGCCTACCATAAATGGGATATCCTCAAACGCATCAATCAGCGGGCCAAACGCGAACTCGTTTCCGATCTTTTCCTGCTGCTTACGCCCGACGAGGAACCCTTGCCTCCCGCGCAGCCGTCCGGGGAGAATTGA
- a CDS encoding GDSL-type esterase/lipase family protein: MSRLRAIAVNLALVVFSVLLADLFLHACDGLAGKYLARTLQTGRFGLLFEPGLEGHSKMHDYECREIINSLGFRDHEVSLNKGKAFRIVALGDSFTYGWGVNLEETWCKRLEANLRQKGLDVEVLNLGKPAAGPEEYARIAHVVLPVLKPDMVLIGILNGDDLQQCFSPILMALRHHPNLGRLYQYWKTRAARNGPYTPPKQSADDMRAWFARSAKDILDGMGPKMRARYDALEPAVKEAFLEGTLNPWLISHSTGEPDYFMNTVSPRRLRFPVFMMTHYLRRIHKAAWREGAPVLALSIPEGFYVNDAAYRNVQRIGFQVVPEMLTTHAVDDAVGEACRRAGIPFISVLDEMRRHRGRSDLYLELDRHFSPAGNALYADLITDAVAERIARAR, from the coding sequence ATGAGCAGGCTTCGCGCGATAGCCGTCAATCTGGCCTTGGTCGTTTTTTCCGTGCTTCTGGCGGATCTGTTTCTCCATGCCTGCGATGGGTTGGCCGGCAAATACCTTGCCCGGACGCTCCAAACGGGCCGTTTCGGCCTGTTGTTCGAACCCGGCCTGGAAGGGCATTCAAAAATGCACGATTATGAATGCCGCGAAATCATCAACTCGCTGGGCTTCCGAGACCACGAAGTCTCATTGAACAAGGGGAAAGCGTTTCGGATAGTAGCCCTCGGCGACTCGTTCACCTACGGCTGGGGCGTCAATCTCGAAGAAACGTGGTGCAAGCGGCTGGAGGCCAATCTGCGCCAAAAAGGATTGGACGTGGAAGTGCTCAATCTCGGCAAGCCCGCCGCGGGTCCCGAAGAATACGCGCGCATCGCCCATGTCGTGCTGCCGGTGCTGAAACCCGACATGGTGCTCATCGGCATTCTGAACGGCGACGACCTGCAACAATGTTTTTCGCCCATTCTCATGGCGCTCCGCCACCATCCCAATCTTGGAAGGCTGTACCAATACTGGAAAACCCGGGCGGCGCGCAACGGTCCGTACACCCCGCCGAAACAAAGCGCCGACGACATGCGCGCGTGGTTCGCCCGCAGCGCGAAAGACATCCTGGACGGCATGGGCCCGAAAATGCGCGCGCGATACGACGCGCTCGAACCCGCCGTCAAAGAAGCCTTTCTCGAAGGCACGCTGAATCCGTGGCTCATTTCCCACAGCACGGGCGAGCCGGACTATTTCATGAATACCGTTTCGCCGCGCCGGTTGCGATTTCCCGTATTCATGATGACGCACTACCTGCGCCGGATACACAAGGCCGCATGGCGGGAAGGCGCGCCGGTCCTGGCCCTGTCCATCCCGGAAGGTTTTTACGTCAACGACGCCGCGTACCGGAACGTTCAGCGCATTGGATTTCAGGTCGTTCCCGAAATGCTCACGACCCATGCCGTGGACGACGCCGTCGGCGAGGCATGCCGCCGGGCAGGCATCCCGTTTATTTCCGTCTTGGATGAAATGCGCCGTCATCGCGGAAGATCGGACCTCTATCTCGAACTTGACCGGCATTTCAGCCCGGCGGGCAACGCGCTCTACGCCGATCTCATAACGGACGCCGTTGCCGAACGGATTGCGCGCGCCCGATAG
- a CDS encoding DUF2304 domain-containing protein, which yields MEPSSQAAFTAPHRIGLLILSLALFLLVIELVRRRRFKERYALLWIGASAGGLAVGIFPGIIVWIARVTHVQFLTVFFATAFLFLLCLVLSFSMVISRLADENRVLAQELALLEHRLKRLEDGHERPSGE from the coding sequence ATGGAGCCATCATCCCAAGCCGCCTTCACCGCGCCGCACCGCATCGGCCTGTTGATCTTGAGTCTCGCCTTGTTTCTTTTGGTAATCGAGTTGGTGCGCCGGCGGCGTTTCAAGGAACGGTATGCGCTATTGTGGATCGGCGCATCGGCGGGTGGCCTTGCCGTGGGCATTTTCCCGGGGATCATTGTCTGGATCGCGCGCGTCACGCACGTGCAGTTTCTGACGGTCTTCTTCGCGACGGCGTTTCTGTTCCTGTTGTGTCTTGTGTTGAGTTTCAGCATGGTCATTTCGCGGCTGGCGGATGAGAATCGTGTGCTTGCGCAGGAGCTTGCGCTGCTCGAACACCGTTTGAAGCGGTTGGAGGACGGCCATGAGCGGCCATCCGGCGAATAA
- a CDS encoding PmoA family protein yields the protein MNIRKWAWVPLILCAQGHAETYALEKILIYRHEAPDLRKPYVQQLFSPSGINVLRDNVPDHIHHHGLMFAVAVDGVDFWAETPANGREESTKFTGGNPIEQRIEWRKPASGEAMAIERRTLAGTRAGNPTATLVTWRSTLAPPEGKDQITLTGSHYFGLGMRFPPSMDNTAVFSNAENAEGEIVRGDERNFTAAWCACLGAVDGNPVTVAMFSHPANIRLATWFTMAKPFAYLSATLNLHKEPLTVGADKPLRLCYGVAVWDGAVSPETIAARYAEWIAQPE from the coding sequence TTGAACATCCGAAAATGGGCATGGGTTCCGTTGATACTCTGCGCCCAAGGGCATGCCGAAACATACGCCCTTGAAAAGATCTTGATCTATCGCCATGAAGCCCCGGATCTCCGCAAACCGTATGTCCAGCAACTGTTTTCGCCCTCCGGCATCAATGTCCTCCGCGACAACGTGCCGGATCACATCCATCATCACGGGCTTATGTTCGCCGTGGCGGTGGACGGCGTTGATTTTTGGGCCGAAACGCCGGCGAACGGCCGGGAAGAAAGCACGAAATTCACGGGCGGAAATCCGATCGAACAACGAATTGAATGGCGGAAACCGGCATCGGGCGAAGCCATGGCGATCGAACGCCGGACCCTTGCCGGAACCCGCGCCGGAAATCCTACTGCGACTCTCGTCACATGGCGTTCCACGCTGGCGCCGCCGGAAGGAAAGGACCAAATCACCCTTACCGGATCGCACTATTTCGGACTCGGCATGCGCTTTCCGCCCTCCATGGACAACACCGCCGTCTTCAGCAACGCGGAGAACGCGGAAGGCGAAATCGTGCGGGGCGACGAGCGTAATTTTACCGCGGCGTGGTGCGCCTGCCTGGGCGCCGTTGACGGCAATCCGGTGACGGTCGCGATGTTCAGCCACCCCGCCAACATAAGATTGGCGACATGGTTCACCATGGCAAAGCCCTTCGCTTATCTCTCGGCCACCCTGAACCTCCACAAGGAACCCTTGACCGTCGGGGCGGACAAGCCCCTGCGCCTCTGCTACGGCGTTGCCGTCTGGGATGGAGCCGTATCGCCGGAAACCATCGCCGCGCGGTATGCGGAATGGATCGCCCAGCCGGAGTAA